Proteins from one Xenopus tropicalis strain Nigerian chromosome 1, UCB_Xtro_10.0, whole genome shotgun sequence genomic window:
- the hs3st1 gene encoding heparan sulfate glucosamine 3-O-sulfotransferase 1 precursor: MASFLIGICLLFIQPQLVPSRPTINTKTYTSFNPFNEEQSKKATVEGTGRDVVHLNATRQYLPHTIIIGVRKGGTRALLEMLSLHSDIAAAENEIHFFDWEKQYQQGLKWYLSQMPFSYPHQLTVEKTPAYFTSLEVPERIHRMNSTIKLLLILRDPIERVLSDYTQVFYNHKQKNKTYPPVEELLLKNNELNTDYKAINRSLYEHYMEHWLKYFPLENIHIVDGDSLIRDPFPEMQKVEQFLNLSPQINASNFYFNKTKGFYCLRDGGRDRCLHESKGRAHPQISTFLLGKLRDYFYEPNKKFFELVGRTLDWL; this comes from the coding sequence ATGGCTTCATTCCTTATAGGAATTTGTTTACTCTTCATACAACCTCAACTGGTGCCTTCCAGACCGACCATAAATACAAAGACCTATACCTCCTTTAATCCATTTAATGAAGAACAGAGTAAGAAGGCAACGGTTGAAGGCACTGGACGTGATGTTGTCCATCTCAATGCTACTAGGCAGTACTTACCCCACACTATCATTATCGGTGTCCGTAAGGGGGGTACAAGAGCCCTGCTTGAAATGCTAAGCCTCCATTCTGATATTGCTGCAGCTGAAAATGAAATTCACTTCTTTGACTGGGAAAAACAATACCAGCAAGGTCTGAAGTGGTATCTTAGCCAAATGCCCTTCTCCTACCCTCATCAGCTCACCGTGGAGAAAACACCAGCCTATTTTACATCTCTGGAGGTTCCAGAGAGAATCCACAGAATGAACAGTACTATTAAACTCCTGCTTATATTAAGGGATCCTATTGAGAGAGTATTATCCGACTACACTCAAGTCTTCTATAACCATAAACAGAAGAACAAAACCTATCCACCAGTGGAGGAACTACTTCTCAAGAACAATGAGCTTAACACGGACTACAAAGCCATAAACAGAAGTTTGTATGAGCATTACATGGAACACTGGCTAAAATATTTCCCTCTTGAGAATATTCATATTGTGGACGGGGATAGCCTGATCAGGGATCCCTTTCCTGAAATGCAGAAGGTGGAGCAGTTCCTAAACCTCTCCCCACAAATTAATGCCTCAAACTTTTACTTTAATAAGACGAAGGGCTTCTACTGTTTGAGAGACGGTGGGAGAGATCGGTGTTTGCATGAGTCCAAAGGCAGAGCCCACCCTCAAATAAGCACTTTCCTACTGGGCAAATTGCGGGACTATTTTTATGAGCCCAATAAAAAGTTCTTTGAACTTGTTGGTAGAACACTTGACTGGCTCTGA